The Aureispira anguillae genome contains a region encoding:
- a CDS encoding leucine-rich repeat domain-containing protein, translated as MDIKELAQEIETWDKNRIRNVLNEIKGSPIEVVVKERYQEILDFVKGKRLSDLINLPETIMEPKIAKKTRWKPSNISQEIIATLPIKKIDLGGKLTKKLPIWITYLNPLTIEDIDIGFNQKLLEVPPFISRCKNLKKLNLYGTAITMLPKEFKELTQLERFNFPGLLLAQEGWDFKGFDELRSLQIDSDGIEPTPALWKGLEQLSTLKNLSELLFSYYPYATIPKAWSKLSQLSNLGLEGPIGTTFFSIKYESKYYNGTPDLKSEFLSQEASAHFLKIAAIPQEDYTDTDLVFDYLESENKAQIQKGLKILENNKELKQRAEARYLHIIRVLLKNPDATIEQLVDLTNCTEVFDLIYKVTKFNKIDFSHLDKHQCRLVVDLLGALIRNVIKIEDVQAEIKELSTEEALKKWSSNKGKLIRTYIEQEFYQGLLSKGWLQKILAIFSHSRIYTISDFIFNHTNFSLANDALVLEEFYLFLLAYASSNLHLDIAQSDAPNLTAIFWAFSRIPSSNWQDTAPNFPPSPLSFERSFKFKEGDDKPWKTKAE; from the coding sequence ATGGACATAAAAGAGTTAGCGCAAGAGATAGAAACATGGGATAAAAATCGGATTCGAAATGTCTTGAACGAAATAAAAGGCAGTCCTATTGAAGTTGTGGTTAAGGAGCGATACCAAGAAATTCTAGATTTTGTAAAAGGCAAAAGATTGTCAGACCTAATCAACCTGCCTGAAACGATTATGGAACCTAAAATTGCTAAAAAAACGAGATGGAAACCTAGCAATATAAGCCAAGAAATTATAGCTACGCTCCCCATAAAAAAAATCGATTTAGGGGGCAAACTGACGAAAAAACTTCCGATTTGGATTACCTATTTAAACCCTCTGACAATAGAAGATATTGATATTGGGTTTAATCAAAAATTGCTTGAAGTTCCTCCATTTATAAGTAGGTGCAAAAATCTAAAAAAATTAAATTTATACGGAACGGCAATAACGATGCTTCCTAAGGAATTTAAGGAATTGACCCAATTGGAACGTTTTAACTTTCCAGGGCTGTTGTTGGCGCAAGAGGGATGGGATTTTAAAGGGTTTGATGAACTGCGTAGCCTTCAAATTGACAGTGATGGAATCGAACCAACCCCTGCACTTTGGAAAGGCTTGGAGCAACTCTCAACGTTAAAAAATCTAAGCGAACTTTTGTTTTCTTATTATCCATACGCTACAATTCCTAAGGCTTGGAGCAAACTTAGTCAGTTGTCAAATCTAGGTTTGGAAGGTCCAATAGGGACAACGTTTTTTTCTATCAAGTATGAAAGCAAATACTACAATGGAACTCCTGATTTAAAGTCGGAATTTCTTTCGCAAGAAGCGAGTGCTCACTTTTTAAAAATCGCTGCTATTCCCCAAGAAGATTATACCGATACGGATTTAGTTTTTGATTATTTAGAATCTGAAAACAAAGCTCAAATTCAGAAGGGCTTAAAAATATTGGAAAATAATAAGGAGTTAAAGCAACGTGCAGAAGCTAGATATTTGCATATCATTCGGGTGCTATTGAAGAACCCAGATGCAACCATAGAGCAATTGGTTGATCTTACCAATTGTACCGAAGTTTTTGACTTGATTTATAAGGTAACGAAATTCAATAAAATAGATTTTAGTCACTTAGATAAACATCAATGTCGTTTAGTGGTAGATCTTTTGGGGGCTTTAATTCGCAATGTGATTAAAATAGAAGATGTACAGGCGGAGATTAAGGAATTATCAACAGAAGAAGCATTAAAAAAGTGGTCATCAAACAAAGGAAAGTTGATTAGAACTTATATTGAGCAAGAATTCTATCAGGGATTGTTATCCAAGGGGTGGTTGCAAAAAATCTTAGCGATTTTTTCCCATTCAAGAATTTACACAATTAGCGACTTTATATTTAACCACACCAATTTTAGTTTGGCAAATGATGCCCTAGTTTTGGAGGAGTTTTATTTATTCCTATTGGCGTATGCTAGCTCAAATTTACACCTAGATATTGCACAGTCGGATGCACCTAATTTGACCGCTATTTTTTGGGCATTCTCTAGGATTCCTTCTTCCAATTGGCAGGATACAGCACCTAATTTTCCGCCGTCTCCGCTTTCTTTTGAAAGAAGTTTTAAATTCAAAGAGGGGGATGATAAGCCGTGGAAAACTAAAGCTGAATAA
- a CDS encoding DUF5689 domain-containing protein, whose protein sequence is MKARYFNFSSFLLLVTLMVFSACKKQFDEPPISELPNLEANTTIADVIAMASPSPVALGNQILEATVIADDKSGNFYKQIVIQDSTGGIRIDIDAYSIYNDFPIGRKVWVKCEGLYIWQDGDVPALIGSSNTNDSRLPQSTYRQFIIGGEYNQPLTPTVKTLSTLTSADYHTLVQLDNVEFADCFAGGTYAYASTQTSKNADLTECATGGTVIVRNSGFANYANELMPTGNGSIIAVYNSFSGTAQLFIRDPRDVSSMTGTRCVSLANYTDVSIQALRGQFSGAPTSATGKIKGIVISDGTSGQWQGRNMVIQEPNGAGITVRFDDDHGFAVGDYVEVKVGGATLEEYNNLLQVNNLPLCRATALPNPGGISITPRVATVADVIANVNDWESTLINVQAANINGAVTYGDFNVMLNDATGSVTMFSRFANFASTPLPTGTGDVTAVIGDHTSGPQLLIRNLSDVNITGSGGGGGGTNLNQISIQDARNLFTGASTTAPDTTKIIGIVISDRVGGNWQDQNVVIQEINGSGITVRFAGPHTFNLGDELEVNISQQTIEEFNGLLQVNGVPNANATALSSGNVIAPRVATIADIMANPSWESTLINVQTATLSGGSTYGDFNVMLNDATGSISMFSAFSNFASTALPTGSGDVTGVVGDYNGTQINIRNTSDVNFTGGGGGSTNFITIGAARALFSGSATNAPANTSIAGIVISDKDNGNITAKNLVLQQTGGAGVVVRFTSDNTTISEGDSITVDISGADISEYNGLLQISNVANANAVVISTGNTMTPRVATIQDILTNAEAWESTLVKINGATISGATTYSGTTTVTDATGNMDMYTRSGATFSGSNVAIGTVSITAIVSQFTGYQINIRNTTDVQ, encoded by the coding sequence ATGAAAGCTAGATATTTTAATTTTTCTTCTTTTTTACTTTTGGTAACCTTAATGGTGTTTAGTGCTTGTAAAAAGCAATTTGACGAACCACCTATTAGTGAGTTGCCTAATTTAGAAGCTAATACTACTATTGCCGATGTTATTGCGATGGCTTCACCGAGCCCTGTTGCTTTAGGGAATCAGATTTTGGAAGCAACGGTTATTGCTGATGACAAATCAGGTAATTTTTACAAGCAAATTGTGATTCAAGATTCAACAGGAGGTATCCGTATTGATATTGATGCTTATAGTATTTATAATGATTTCCCAATTGGCCGCAAGGTTTGGGTTAAATGTGAAGGCTTATACATTTGGCAAGACGGAGACGTTCCAGCATTGATTGGTAGTAGTAATACTAATGATTCTAGACTACCTCAATCTACTTACCGTCAATTTATTATTGGTGGAGAATACAACCAACCATTAACACCAACTGTAAAAACTTTGTCTACTTTAACCTCAGCAGACTATCATACTTTGGTTCAATTGGATAATGTTGAATTTGCAGATTGTTTTGCTGGCGGTACTTACGCTTATGCTTCTACACAAACGAGTAAGAACGCTGATTTGACAGAGTGTGCAACGGGTGGAACTGTTATTGTTAGAAATAGTGGTTTTGCTAATTATGCCAATGAGTTGATGCCAACAGGAAATGGTTCTATTATCGCTGTCTATAATTCTTTTAGCGGAACGGCTCAATTGTTTATTCGTGATCCTCGTGATGTAAGCAGCATGACGGGTACTCGTTGTGTTTCTTTGGCCAACTATACTGACGTTAGCATCCAAGCGTTGAGAGGTCAATTCTCTGGTGCGCCAACTTCTGCAACAGGAAAAATCAAAGGTATTGTAATTTCTGATGGAACTAGTGGTCAGTGGCAAGGACGCAACATGGTGATTCAAGAGCCTAATGGTGCTGGTATTACAGTTCGTTTTGATGACGATCATGGTTTTGCAGTGGGAGATTATGTAGAAGTAAAAGTAGGAGGAGCTACTTTAGAGGAATACAACAACCTTTTACAAGTTAATAATTTGCCATTGTGCCGTGCTACTGCATTGCCTAATCCTGGTGGAATTTCTATTACGCCAAGAGTAGCAACGGTAGCGGATGTAATCGCTAATGTGAATGATTGGGAGTCAACATTGATTAATGTTCAAGCTGCTAATATCAATGGTGCAGTTACTTATGGTGATTTTAATGTCATGTTGAACGATGCAACGGGTTCTGTGACTATGTTTAGTCGATTTGCTAATTTTGCTTCTACTCCTTTGCCAACAGGAACTGGAGATGTAACGGCTGTTATTGGAGATCATACTAGCGGTCCTCAATTGTTAATTCGTAATCTATCAGATGTTAACATCACTGGCAGTGGTGGCGGTGGTGGAGGAACTAATTTGAACCAAATTAGTATCCAAGACGCACGTAACTTATTTACAGGAGCTTCAACAACGGCTCCAGATACAACCAAAATTATTGGTATTGTAATTTCAGATAGAGTTGGTGGTAACTGGCAAGATCAAAATGTAGTGATTCAAGAAATTAATGGTTCAGGGATTACGGTTCGTTTTGCAGGTCCTCATACCTTTAATCTAGGAGATGAGTTAGAGGTTAATATTTCTCAACAAACGATTGAAGAATTTAATGGTTTATTGCAAGTAAATGGAGTGCCAAATGCCAATGCTACGGCTTTGTCTTCTGGTAATGTTATTGCGCCAAGAGTAGCGACAATTGCTGATATTATGGCAAATCCTTCTTGGGAATCTACTTTGATTAATGTACAAACAGCTACCTTGAGTGGTGGATCTACTTATGGTGATTTTAATGTAATGTTAAACGATGCTACAGGATCAATTTCGATGTTTAGCGCATTTTCAAACTTTGCATCTACTGCTTTGCCAACTGGTTCTGGTGATGTTACAGGAGTAGTAGGAGATTACAACGGGACACAAATTAATATTCGCAATACTTCTGATGTCAACTTTACTGGTGGCGGTGGAGGAAGCACCAACTTTATTACCATTGGTGCTGCTCGTGCTTTGTTCTCAGGATCGGCTACCAATGCTCCTGCTAATACTTCTATTGCGGGGATTGTGATTTCGGACAAAGATAATGGAAACATTACAGCTAAAAACTTGGTGCTTCAACAAACTGGCGGTGCTGGTGTTGTAGTGCGCTTTACTTCTGATAATACAACGATTTCAGAAGGAGATAGTATTACTGTAGATATTTCTGGTGCTGATATTTCAGAGTACAATGGTTTACTACAAATTAGTAATGTAGCCAATGCGAACGCTGTTGTTATTTCTACTGGAAATACAATGACTCCAAGAGTAGCGACAATACAAGATATTTTAACGAATGCTGAAGCATGGGAATCTACATTAGTGAAAATTAATGGTGCAACGATCTCAGGTGCTACTACTTATTCTGGAACAACTACAGTAACTGATGCAACAGGAAACATGGACATGTATACTCGTTCTGGTGCTACTTTCTCTGGTTCAAATGTAGCTATTGGAACCGTAAGTATTACAGCGATCGTTTCTCAGTTTACAGGTTATCAGATTAATATTAGAAATACTACAGATGTACAATAG
- a CDS encoding TonB-dependent receptor: MQHCLKSILILLLSFSACLMYGQGSVKGTMQDGGNKGTLAGVLIEIQGTDFYAQTNSSGAFEITAIPYGEYTIQFSAEGYGLKTQAIKIKDGVLDLGVVELDISGGENPAAEDIIPTIMLSDEQIENGAGGTQSISGVLNASRDVFSSKVAFSWGAARFRVRGYDSDNTTVFMNNIPMNDLESGRPTWWSWSGLNDVMRNRTSSLGLAATPYALGGIGGASSFDSRAGSQRKGLQFTYSYANRSYNHRLMLTYNTGLMPSGWAFSVSGSWRYSPQGAFIKGAYYNAASYFVSAEKRFGKQSISFTAMGAPSVRGKGSPAVEEMFSLANSHYYNPNWGYQTSGETGKAQIRNARTTDSHQPLFILSHDIELSDKVKLTTSASYQFGKYGSTALDWYDAQDPRPDYYRNLPSYINDPYQSNLASDLYTGSEAFRQINWDRMYEINRNSYDFIANANGVQGDTTWGNRARYVLEERRYDSQKANFNMILNANAAKFLNIDAGLTYQFYNSKNFKVLEDLLGADYYVDINRFVERDSGVVGSEDSYQNDLANPNRILKEGDEFGYNYEAHIHKASAWAQLNFTFDKIDFFVGGQGSYTTFWRKGNVQNGQFPDNSLGKSEVQQFFNYNVKGGLTYKIDGRNYLYANGSYQTKAPFFRYAYVAARTRDQVLDNLRSSSNYSIEGGYILKAPRFKAKLTGYYTKFMNEIFQRSFYLDNEGSASGIGGSFVNFIMNGVEKQHAGVEVAGEVNLDGGITLSAAAAIGEYIYTSRPTAALYADNNPYSVSEEPTIYLKNFYIPNTPQMAFNVGVWWRAPKFWSFSFNFNYTHAAYEDINFYRRTVQAVSTTGLTPDYVEDAVQPGSDLWNSIINQRQMPGNFMADIYIRKSWKVKNFYFILGFGMSNMLNNINMQTSGFEQYRFDYRTKDVDRFPSKYYYAYGTNYMISLTFRM; this comes from the coding sequence ATGCAGCATTGTTTAAAGAGTATATTGATACTCCTTTTGAGTTTTTCTGCTTGCCTCATGTACGGACAGGGTTCGGTAAAAGGGACTATGCAAGATGGGGGAAACAAGGGTACATTAGCAGGGGTACTTATTGAAATTCAAGGAACAGATTTTTATGCCCAAACTAATTCCTCTGGGGCATTCGAAATTACAGCGATACCTTATGGTGAATACACCATTCAGTTTTCTGCTGAAGGTTATGGATTAAAGACTCAAGCCATCAAAATAAAAGATGGGGTCTTGGATTTAGGAGTCGTAGAATTAGACATTAGTGGGGGAGAGAATCCTGCCGCTGAGGACATAATTCCTACTATCATGCTGTCTGATGAGCAGATTGAAAATGGAGCAGGAGGAACGCAATCTATTTCTGGGGTATTAAATGCTAGTAGAGATGTGTTTTCTTCAAAGGTAGCATTCTCTTGGGGAGCTGCACGTTTTAGAGTTAGAGGATACGATTCAGATAATACAACGGTATTTATGAACAATATCCCAATGAATGATTTAGAGTCAGGACGTCCAACATGGTGGTCTTGGTCTGGGTTAAATGATGTTATGCGTAACCGTACTTCTTCTTTAGGATTGGCGGCAACACCTTATGCATTGGGTGGAATCGGAGGTGCTTCTTCTTTTGATAGTCGTGCAGGAAGCCAACGCAAAGGCTTACAGTTTACCTATTCTTATGCCAACCGTTCTTATAACCATCGTTTGATGTTGACCTACAATACTGGGTTGATGCCAAGTGGTTGGGCTTTTTCTGTTTCTGGATCGTGGAGATATTCTCCTCAAGGAGCTTTTATCAAAGGAGCTTATTATAATGCGGCTTCTTATTTTGTATCGGCAGAAAAACGTTTTGGTAAGCAATCTATTTCGTTCACCGCAATGGGAGCACCTTCTGTGCGTGGCAAAGGAAGCCCTGCTGTAGAGGAAATGTTCAGTTTGGCAAATAGCCATTATTATAATCCAAACTGGGGATACCAAACTAGTGGTGAAACGGGAAAAGCTCAAATCAGAAATGCTAGAACAACAGATTCTCACCAACCTTTATTTATCTTGTCTCACGATATAGAATTGAGTGATAAAGTAAAACTAACCACTTCTGCTAGCTACCAATTTGGAAAATATGGAAGCACTGCTTTGGATTGGTACGATGCACAAGATCCTCGTCCTGATTATTATAGAAATCTACCTTCTTATATCAACGATCCTTATCAAAGCAACTTAGCTTCTGATTTGTATACTGGTAGCGAGGCCTTCCGCCAAATTAACTGGGATAGAATGTATGAGATAAATAGAAATTCTTATGATTTTATAGCCAATGCCAATGGAGTACAAGGGGACACCACTTGGGGGAATCGTGCTCGATATGTTTTAGAAGAACGTCGTTACGATAGCCAAAAGGCAAACTTTAATATGATTTTAAATGCCAATGCAGCTAAGTTTTTGAACATTGACGCAGGATTGACGTACCAATTCTACAACAGTAAAAACTTTAAGGTATTAGAAGATCTACTAGGAGCCGACTATTATGTAGACATCAACCGTTTTGTAGAGCGTGATTCGGGAGTAGTTGGAAGCGAAGATTCTTACCAAAATGATTTGGCAAATCCCAATAGAATCTTGAAAGAAGGCGATGAATTTGGTTATAATTATGAAGCGCACATTCACAAAGCTAGTGCTTGGGCACAGCTTAATTTTACCTTTGATAAAATCGACTTTTTTGTTGGTGGACAAGGAAGCTACACTACCTTCTGGCGTAAAGGAAATGTTCAAAATGGACAGTTCCCTGATAACTCTTTAGGTAAATCAGAAGTACAGCAATTTTTTAATTATAATGTAAAAGGTGGTTTGACCTACAAAATTGATGGACGTAACTATTTGTATGCAAATGGTTCATACCAAACAAAAGCACCTTTCTTCCGTTATGCTTACGTGGCTGCTAGAACTAGAGACCAAGTATTAGATAACCTTAGAAGCTCTAGCAACTATTCTATTGAGGGAGGATATATTCTAAAAGCGCCTCGATTCAAAGCTAAGCTAACTGGATACTATACGAAGTTTATGAATGAAATCTTCCAACGTAGTTTCTATTTGGATAATGAAGGAAGTGCCTCTGGGATAGGAGGATCTTTTGTTAATTTTATTATGAATGGTGTAGAAAAGCAGCATGCAGGAGTAGAAGTAGCAGGAGAAGTCAACTTAGATGGAGGGATTACACTTAGTGCAGCAGCAGCGATTGGTGAGTATATTTATACTTCTAGACCAACAGCAGCACTTTATGCTGATAATAACCCTTATTCTGTTTCAGAAGAACCAACAATTTATTTGAAGAACTTTTACATTCCGAATACGCCCCAAATGGCATTTAATGTAGGAGTATGGTGGCGTGCACCTAAGTTTTGGTCCTTTAGCTTTAACTTCAACTATACCCATGCAGCTTACGAGGATATTAACTTTTATAGACGTACCGTACAGGCCGTTTCAACGACTGGTTTGACACCTGACTATGTTGAAGATGCCGTTCAACCAGGTTCTGATTTGTGGAATAGCATCATCAACCAGCGTCAAATGCCAGGTAACTTTATGGCTGATATTTATATTCGTAAATCTTGGAAGGTGAAAAATTTCTACTTTATTCTAGGATTTGGAATGAGCAATATGTTGAACAATATCAATATGCAGACAAGCGGTTTTGAGCAATACCGTTTTGATTATAGAACTAAGGATGTTGATCGATTCCCAAGCAAGTACTATTATGCTTATGGAACGAACTATATGATTAGTTTAACCTTTAGAATGTAA
- a CDS encoding endonuclease/exonuclease/phosphatase family protein — MKKQALLSFLLLMVVCSLGTAQDGKQAHKVVCVGFYNFENLFDTLDTEGKRDEDFTPTGKLLYNSKVYQEKLGNLSHVVSQMGTELTPDGPAILGVAEIENKKVLEDFAKQPKVKDRNYQIVHYESLDKRGIDVGLLYNPKYFKVIESGKITPKLFYDKKEDATKRDTVWTRDMLWVKGRLDGDVVYVIVCHWPSRRGGSYLREGAAKYCKDFINGLQNDNPRAKIIVMGDLNDDPVSPSVKDVIKAKEKKGQVKKGGFFNPWAKLYKSGIGTLAYRDSWNLFDQILVSQSILQNNEEGYRFYKNVIFNKSYLISKGGRFKGYPFRTYSFGKYVGGYSDHLPVYIYLVKKIQDKP, encoded by the coding sequence ATGAAAAAACAAGCACTTTTATCTTTCCTATTATTAATGGTTGTCTGTAGCCTCGGTACGGCCCAAGATGGTAAACAAGCCCATAAGGTTGTTTGTGTTGGGTTTTATAACTTCGAAAATCTATTTGACACCTTAGATACAGAAGGAAAACGTGATGAAGATTTCACCCCAACTGGCAAATTGCTTTATAATTCTAAAGTGTATCAAGAAAAACTAGGCAACTTATCTCATGTCGTTTCTCAGATGGGTACGGAGTTAACTCCTGATGGTCCTGCCATTTTGGGAGTTGCAGAAATTGAAAACAAAAAGGTTTTGGAAGATTTTGCCAAACAACCCAAAGTAAAAGACCGAAACTATCAAATTGTGCACTACGAATCATTAGACAAACGGGGTATTGATGTTGGATTGCTTTACAATCCTAAGTATTTCAAAGTAATTGAAAGTGGTAAAATCACTCCCAAATTATTTTACGATAAAAAAGAAGATGCAACAAAAAGAGATACCGTTTGGACTCGTGATATGCTTTGGGTAAAAGGTCGTTTAGATGGCGATGTGGTTTATGTCATCGTCTGTCACTGGCCTTCTCGCCGTGGAGGGTCTTATCTCCGTGAAGGGGCTGCTAAATATTGTAAAGATTTTATTAATGGCCTTCAAAATGATAACCCTAGAGCTAAAATTATTGTAATGGGGGATTTAAATGACGATCCTGTTAGTCCTAGTGTAAAAGATGTTATCAAGGCAAAAGAAAAAAAGGGGCAGGTCAAAAAGGGCGGCTTTTTCAATCCTTGGGCAAAGTTATACAAATCAGGAATTGGAACCTTAGCCTATCGAGATTCATGGAATCTTTTTGACCAGATTTTGGTCAGTCAGTCCATTCTACAAAATAATGAAGAGGGCTATCGTTTTTACAAAAATGTTATCTTTAACAAATCTTATCTCATCAGCAAAGGTGGTCGTTTCAAAGGCTACCCGTTTCGTACTTACTCTTTTGGCAAGTATGTAGGCGGTTATAGCGATCATTTACCCGTTTATATCTATTTGGTGAAAAAGATCCAAGATAAGCCATAA
- a CDS encoding DUF4177 domain-containing protein, with protein sequence MQQFEYKTFTVPLKNALFSKKQELDIGVLEEKLNLMGKMGWELVTQFARQKNGFSQYAVLVFKRPLVVPSSKNE encoded by the coding sequence ATGCAACAGTTTGAATATAAAACATTTACCGTTCCGCTTAAAAATGCTCTTTTTTCTAAAAAACAAGAATTAGACATTGGAGTATTAGAAGAAAAGCTCAATCTTATGGGAAAAATGGGCTGGGAATTGGTTACACAATTTGCTCGACAAAAGAATGGCTTTAGCCAATATGCTGTGTTAGTATTTAAACGCCCTTTAGTTGTCCCTTCTTCTAAAAATGAATAA
- a CDS encoding FKBP-type peptidyl-prolyl cis-trans isomerase, with protein sequence MRYLILFFCVFSLFACQEQNQQHDLDIQLIKGYIATHNIPAIEDNEENYFYDLYFESGDSIAPILGKGLDIEVSYKAYLLDGTVVSDVSNYIVELDDVIYGWKLAIPKMNINDKMRLLLPSRLAYGSEGQGGIPANSVVIFDIELVDIFPHF encoded by the coding sequence ATGCGCTATTTAATCCTTTTTTTTTGCGTCTTTAGCCTTTTTGCTTGTCAAGAACAAAATCAACAACATGATCTCGATATTCAATTAATCAAGGGCTATATAGCAACCCATAACATTCCTGCTATTGAGGATAATGAGGAAAATTATTTTTATGATTTGTACTTTGAAAGTGGCGATAGCATTGCTCCCATCTTAGGAAAAGGTTTGGATATTGAGGTCAGCTACAAAGCCTACCTTTTGGATGGTACGGTTGTTAGTGATGTCTCTAATTATATCGTAGAACTTGATGATGTTATTTATGGTTGGAAACTAGCGATTCCCAAAATGAATATCAACGATAAGATGCGGTTATTGCTTCCTTCTCGGTTGGCTTATGGCTCGGAGGGACAAGGTGGTATTCCTGCTAATTCGGTTGTTATTTTTGATATAGAATTGGTGGACATCTTTCCTCATTTTTAA
- a CDS encoding tetratricopeptide repeat protein gives MPSKKGLLTVLFLTALTYCMWFCAPNDTSVVTDSFRNMHDSVEYVGMQTCRSCHHEIYQTYIKTGMGQSFGKATLAKTAASFGVHDVVYDKDLDFYYQPYFQDSTMYVLEFRLKGKDTIYKRIERIDYIIGSGHHTNSHMINRKGYIYQAPITYYTQEGKWDLAPGFEGGDNQRFERAILSECLTCHNHTPTPASGSENKYHKVPLGIECERCHGAGGLHVKEKLAGKRVDTSKFVDYSIVNPRHLSIDRQMDLCQRCHLQGVAVLKEGKTFYDFKPGMKLSDVMNVFLPRFTNSDKRFIMASQADRLQLSNCFKVSGQLSCINCHNPHHDVHSTTQNNYNTACQGCHNPTTKQSKLLDCSATAIQRQAEKDNCVACHMPRSGSIDIPHVNITDHFISKNNIKSTTKDSLSPEKVEEIAGFLGLESLVIKNASPLEMARGYLALWDKFMGTPMVLDSAKFYLDQSVAPKKEKFSTLVHYYFNKAEYALLVSIALPPEEINDAWTAYRIGEAAAKNKNLPKALLYYNRAVQLKPYHLNFQEKLGSSYARSNQLAAAQKVFNFILREDPQRKMALANLGLLKAQQGKVTEALKLYDKALRVDPDYKNALLNKIGLLVQLKRTKEAEPTIQHLIQKYPSYQRILEQRGIL, from the coding sequence ATGCCCTCCAAAAAAGGTCTACTTACTGTTCTCTTTTTAACTGCACTAACTTATTGTATGTGGTTTTGTGCCCCTAATGATACAAGTGTGGTTACCGATTCCTTTAGAAACATGCACGATAGTGTAGAATATGTGGGGATGCAAACCTGTCGGAGTTGTCATCATGAAATCTACCAAACCTATATAAAAACAGGCATGGGGCAATCTTTTGGCAAGGCTACCTTAGCAAAAACAGCAGCTTCCTTTGGCGTTCACGATGTGGTTTACGATAAAGATTTGGATTTTTACTATCAGCCTTATTTCCAAGATTCTACTATGTATGTGTTGGAATTTAGGCTCAAAGGCAAAGACACGATTTACAAACGAATAGAACGCATTGATTATATTATTGGTTCAGGTCATCATACCAATTCTCACATGATCAACCGCAAGGGGTACATTTACCAAGCCCCCATTACTTATTATACCCAAGAGGGAAAATGGGATTTGGCACCAGGTTTTGAAGGAGGAGACAATCAACGTTTTGAACGGGCTATTTTATCAGAATGCCTAACCTGCCACAATCATACCCCCACCCCTGCTTCTGGGTCAGAAAACAAGTACCACAAGGTTCCTTTGGGGATAGAATGCGAACGCTGTCATGGTGCAGGAGGTTTGCATGTAAAAGAAAAACTAGCTGGAAAGCGAGTAGATACTTCCAAGTTTGTGGACTATAGTATTGTCAACCCTCGTCATCTATCTATTGATCGCCAAATGGATTTGTGTCAACGTTGCCATCTACAAGGGGTTGCGGTTTTAAAGGAAGGAAAAACCTTTTATGATTTTAAACCTGGCATGAAATTGTCGGATGTCATGAATGTATTTTTGCCTCGTTTTACCAATTCAGACAAGCGGTTTATAATGGCTTCTCAGGCCGATCGGTTGCAACTTAGCAATTGTTTTAAGGTATCAGGTCAATTATCTTGTATCAATTGCCACAATCCGCATCACGATGTGCATTCTACGACCCAAAACAATTATAATACTGCTTGCCAAGGCTGTCATAATCCTACGACCAAGCAGAGTAAGCTGTTAGATTGTTCGGCAACTGCTATTCAACGTCAAGCCGAAAAAGACAATTGCGTAGCTTGCCATATGCCTAGATCTGGAAGCATTGACATCCCTCATGTTAATATTACAGACCATTTTATCAGCAAAAACAATATAAAATCAACGACAAAAGACAGCCTTAGTCCCGAAAAAGTAGAAGAGATTGCAGGTTTTTTGGGTTTGGAAAGCTTGGTTATAAAAAATGCCAGCCCTTTGGAAATGGCAAGAGGCTATTTGGCACTTTGGGATAAATTTATGGGGACGCCAATGGTTTTAGATTCTGCTAAGTTTTATTTGGATCAATCTGTTGCCCCTAAAAAAGAAAAATTTAGCACGTTGGTTCACTACTATTTTAACAAAGCAGAATATGCCCTTTTGGTTTCTATTGCTTTGCCTCCAGAAGAGATCAATGATGCATGGACAGCTTATCGCATTGGCGAAGCAGCTGCAAAAAACAAAAACCTTCCTAAAGCATTGCTTTATTATAATCGGGCAGTTCAACTAAAACCTTATCATCTAAACTTTCAAGAAAAACTAGGTAGTTCTTATGCTCGTTCTAACCAATTAGCGGCTGCCCAAAAAGTCTTTAATTTTATTTTGAGAGAGGACCCTCAACGAAAAATGGCACTGGCAAACTTGGGTTTATTAAAAGCTCAACAAGGAAAAGTAACAGAAGCATTAAAACTATACGATAAGGCACTAAGAGTTGATCCAGATTATAAAAATGCTTTATTAAACAAAATTGGGTTGTTGGTTCAACTCAAACGAACAAAGGAAGCAGAACCAACCATTCAACATTTAATCCAAAAATACCCTTCTTATCAACGTATTTTGGAGCAGCGGGGAATTTTATAA